A genomic region of Alnus glutinosa chromosome 11, dhAlnGlut1.1, whole genome shotgun sequence contains the following coding sequences:
- the LOC133882488 gene encoding uncharacterized protein LOC133882488, giving the protein MVGDVHALQTVTNSNCSKKAKEKKKKKRGGSKRKMTAEQTLAFKSVSEWVFLDQPSSLPSSSASFVVDDFGVQKSLGRGGEKLVFELHSHSKFSDGFLSPTKLVERAHGNGVKVLALTDHDTMSGIPEALEAARRFGIKIIPGVEISTIFSPSGESGLEEPVHILAYYSSCGPTRSEELEKLLANIRDGRVLRAKNMVSKLNKLKLPLKWEHVAKIAGMGVAPGRLHVARAMVEAGFVENLKQAFARYLFDGGPAYSTGSEPLAEAAIQLISNTGGVAVLAHPWALKNPVAIIRRLKEAGLHGMEVYRSDGKLAAYSDLADGYGLLKVGGSDYHGRGGHGESELGSVNLPVLAANDFLKVARPIWCCAIRDNLERYAEEPSDSNLAKITRFGRTSIFKGGSPLSCGKDLIDHCLPLWLTNEERQNAEFEAIRLKLSNISISQGGLQVPIESK; this is encoded by the exons ATGGTGGGAGACGTTCACGCGCTTCAGACCGTCACCAATTCCAACTGCTCCAAGAAagccaaagagaaaaagaagaagaagcgcgGAGGGAGCAAGAGGAAGATGACCGCAGAGCAGACCCTGGCTTTCAAGTCTGTCAGTGAATGGGTGTTCTTGGATCAGCCTTCTTCATTGCCTTCTTCTTCCGCGTCCTTTGTTGTCGATGACTTTGGGGTCCAGAAGAGTCTTGGAAGAGGTGGGGAGAAGCTGGTGTTCGAATTGCATTCGCACTCCAAATTCAGTGATGGATTCTTGTCGCCTACGAAGCTGGTTGAGAGAGCTCATGGAAATGGG GTGAAAGTTCTTGCTCTGACAGATCATGACACAATGTCAGGCATCCCTGAGGCTCTAGAAGCTGCTCGAAGATTTGGCATCAAGATAATTCCAGGTGTTGAAATCAGTACAATATTCTCCCCAAG TGGAGAGTCTGGATTAGAGGAACCAGTGCACATCCTTGCATATTATAGCAGCTGTGGACCAACAAGGTCTGAGGAGCTGGAGAAGTTATTGGCTAATATAAGAGATGGTCGTGTCCTCCGTGCAAAAAACATGGTGTCAAAACTGAACAAGCTTAAGCTACCTCTTAAGTGGGAGCATGTTGCCAAGATAGCAGGCATGGGAGTTGCTCCTGGGAGACTGCATGTGGCCCGTGCAATGGTTGAAGCTGGTTTTGTGGAAAATCTGAAACAAGCTTTTGCACGGTATCTTTTTGATGGTGGACCGGCTTATTCTAC GGGAAGTGAGCCTCTTGCAGAGGCAGCTATACAATTGATATCTAATACAGGGGGTGTGGCTGTGCTAGCTCATCCATGGGCACTGAAAAATCCTGTTGCCATTATCAGGAGGCTAAAAGAGGCTGGCCTTCATGGGATGGAGGTTTACAGAAGTGATGGAAAACTAgcag CATACAGTGACCTAGCCGATGGTTATGGTCTTTTGAAGGTGGGAGGATCAGATTATCATGGAAGAGGTGGGCATGGTGAGTCTGAACTGGGAAGTGTGAACCTTCCAGTATTGGCTGCTAATGACTTCCTTAAGGTAGCTCGGCCAATCTGGTGTTGTGCCATCCGGGACAATTTAGAGAGGTATGCCGAGGAGCCTTCTGATTCGAATCTAGCAAAGATTACAAGATTCGGGAGGACCTCAATTTTTAAAGGGGGCTCCCCCTTGAGTTGTGGCAAGGACTTAATTGATCATTGCTTGCCTTTGTGGTTGACCAATGAAGAGAGGCAAAATGCAGAGTTTGAAGCCATCAGGTTGAAGCTTTCCAATATCTCTATTAGTCAGGGAGGACTTCAGGTTCCTATTGAGAGTAAATAG
- the LOC133881150 gene encoding annexin Gh1-like: MATTSFQSSKQYELDCQHLHSYFSGNGAINNQKIVEIFVYRNSHEFKFIRQTYSALYGQNVLHLISSIQRNNPSARAAYLRMIEPQERDAEIMRNSLFGGSTVNLNAFVEIACSRPSQELQCIKQTYRSRYSSDLEQDVTAKINGGFKEILLAVLKSCRSYGGRVDMSMAMCDAKTLYEAVESGRTVDQKTIISVLSQRNSEQVKAILVSYKQLYGQEFSKFMKQSKCGQFGKEVGIVIRFIQNPEKFFAKQLMRMKSADAREILIRLVITRSEIDIKDIDEAFAAKTGSSIENLVRREFNGNKDQTGDIVARILIGLMKRN, translated from the exons ATGGCTACCACTTCTTTTCAAAGCTCTAAGCAGTATGAACTGGATTGCCAACATCTTCATTCTTATTTCtctg GCAATGGTGCAATCAACAACCAGAAGATTGTGGAGATCTTCGTATACAGAAATTCCCATGAGTTTAAGTTCATTCGCCAAACTTACAGTGCTCTCTATGGTCAGAATGTTCTTCATCTTATCTCAAGTATTCAGAGGAATAATCCATCTGCT AGAGCAGCTTATCTTCGAATGATAGAACCGCAAGAGCGTGATGCTGAAATAATGAGGAACTCGCTGTTTGGAGGGAGTACTGTGAATCTTAACGCTTTCGTTGAGATTGCATGCAGCCGACCATCTCAGGAACTGCAGTGTATTAAGCAGACCTACCGCTCAAGATACAGTTCTGATCTTGAACAAGATGTCACTGCCAAAATTAATGGTGGATTCAAAGAG ATTCTTCTGGCAGTTTTGAAGTCGTGTCGTAGCTATGGTGGGAGAGTGGACATGAGCATGGCCATGTGCGACGCCAAGACTCTGTACGAGGCTGTAGAAAGCGGGAGGACCGTTGACCAGAAGACCATCATTTCAGTTCTAAGTCAACGGAATTCTGAGCAGGTAAAAGCCATTCTCGTCTCCTACAAACAGCTTTATGGGCAGGAATTCTCCAAGTTCATGAAGCAAAGCAAATGCGGGCAGTTTGGAAAAGAAGTTGGAATCGTAATCCGATTCATACAAAATCCCGAAAAGTTCTTTGCAAAGCAGCTGATGAGGATGAAGAGCGCTGATGCTCGAGAGATTTTGATTCGACTGGTGATCACTCGGTCGGAGATAGATATCAAAGATATTGACGAGGCTTTTGCAGCCAAAACGGGGAGTTCCATTGAGAACCTTGTGAGAAGGGAATTCAACGGTAATAAAGATCAGACTGGTGACATTGTAGCTCGCATCTTGATTGGACTGATGAAACGAAAttga
- the LOC133881149 gene encoding uncharacterized protein LOC133881149 yields MAGYRWHHLQLKDKLESRWEVDCRLCKKPVLGSRGYECETCNFFLHESCPVPTDKIEIEARHGLRSTHHLISMKEVDNNGENKVVCSLCEEPVSGLLGNNGPTIYKCSIPNCSFLLLHEPCAQLPSLITTHPLHFLPNHDPVLIPLDETNNREFCCRVCGKVFSRGFFYDCNECDDYSLDIKCASRWLNISTADKCNRHAFIPTQDPIELTCKACGVKRSDFACHCSNCLLLIHSYCVRFVGTIKIRGHDHSLTCTFSHSQGKKQECKVCFEEMDTKYAAYCCDDHKCGYIAHLRCAYWLRKVSDSVDYATHLVEGSDLKEDEKTGPQEIQQHPSHPQHKLILKNEELQNVKRCEGCMQFITLLPFYGCEECRFSLHIRCAKLPQEVTRLKHHQHPLTLHNVDSNIGQSFKCWACWRSRNGFSYRCVKDIDSCINYAIFDAQCVLIPEVFKHKGHHHRLFLGEFNRPECNACGQRPGGAQTFDCTTCGFRLCIKCATLPLVTRHRYDAHLLHLTYAAAEDNSEEYYCEICEKAINEKLWFYYCKHCDIAAHPRCILEKTWLE; encoded by the coding sequence ATGGCTGGCTATCGTTGGCATCACTTGCAGCTCAAAGATAAGCTGGAAAGCCGTTGGGAAGTCGATTGCCGGCTGTGCAAAAAGCCAGTATTGGGAAGTCGTGGCTACGAATGCGAGACATGCAATTTTTTCCTTCATGAGTCTTGCCCCGTGCCAACAGACAAGATAGAGATAGAGGCCAGACATGGTTTGAGAAGTACACATCACTTGATCTCCATGAAAGAGGTGGACAACAATGGCGAGAATAAAGTTGTTTGTTCATTGTGCGAGGAACCGGTATCGGGTTTGTTAGGTAACAATGGGCCCACCATTTACAAATGCTCCATCCCCAACTGTAGCTTCCTCCTTCTTCATGAACCATGCGCACAACTACCCTCCCTAATTACAACACACCCTCTGCACTTCTTACCAAACCACGACCCTGTTCTCATACCGTTAGATGAGACTAATAATCGTGAATTTTGTTGCCGTGTTTGCGGTAAAGTTTTCAGTAGAGGCTTCTTTTACGATTGTAATGAATGTGATGATTATAGTCTCGACATCAAATGTGCTTCTCGTTGGCTAAATATTAGTACCGCTGACAAATGTAACCGACACGCTTTCATCCCCACTCAGGATCCGATCGAGTTGACTTGCAAAGCGTGTGGTGTGAAACGCAGTGACTTCGCCTGTCATTGTAGCAACTGTCTACTTCTGATTCACTCTTACTGTGTTAGATTTGTAGGCACCATCAAAATTAGAGGACATGATCACTCCCTCACTTGCACCTTCTCTCATAGTCAAGGCAAAAAGCAAGAGTGTAAAGTCTGTTTCGAAGAGATGGATACCAAGTATGCAGCTTACTGTTGTGATGATCACAAGTGTGGCTACATTGCCCACTTACGGTGTGCATATTGGCTTAGGAAGGTGAGTGATTCCGTTGACTATGCTACTCATTTGGTCGAGGGCAGCGATCTTAAAGAGGACGAAAAAACTGGCCCTCAAGAGATCCAACAGCATCCGAGTCATCCTCAACAtaaattaatccttaaaaaTGAAGAACTCCAGAATGTCAAGCGTTGTGAAGGGTGTATGCAATTTATAACGTTGCTCCCGTTTTACGGTTGTGAGGAGTGTAGATTCTCCCTCCATATAAGATGTGCTAAACTACCCCAAGAGGTTACGCGACTTAAACATCACCAACACCCGCTCACCCTACATAATGTAGATTCCAATATTGGGCAATCGTTCAAATGTTGGGCTTGTTGGCGATCTCGAAATGGCTTCAGCTACAGATGTGTCAAGGATATCGATTCATGTATTAATTATGCAATATTTGATGCTCAATGTGTTTTAATTCCAGAAGTCTTTAAACATAAAGGTCACCATCACCGCCTCTTCCTTGGTGAATTTAATCGACCAGAGTGCAATGCTTGTGGTCAACGCCCTGGTGGCGCTCAGACATTTGATTGCACTACTTGTGGGTTCCGCTTGTGTATTAAATGTGCTACTCTTCCACTCGTAACTAGGCATAGATACGACGCACATCTCCTACATCTCACTTACGCCGCTGCCGAAGACAACTCTGAAGAATATTATTGTGAAATATGTGAAAAAGCAATAAACGAAAAGCTTTGGTTCTATTACTGTAAACATTGTGACATTGCTGCTCATCCTCGATGTATTCTTGAAAAAACTTGGCTGGAGTAG